A single region of the Phalacrocorax carbo chromosome 4, bPhaCar2.1, whole genome shotgun sequence genome encodes:
- the THNSL2 gene encoding threonine synthase-like 2 isoform X1 gives MGYVSTRGGAGAVDFEGALFSGYAPDGGLFMPQHIPSLDGDTLRRWSCLSYQELVKEVCSLFITAELVPRNMLNDLIDRAFSRFRHKDIVHLSRLKDGLNVLELWHGVTYAFKDLSLSCTGQFLQYFLEKKQKHVTILVGTSGDTGSSAIESVRGQKNTDIFVLLPKGFCTQIQELQMTTVIEDNVHVFAAHGNSDEIDDPIKELFADVDFARKYNLMSLNSVNWSRIMVQIAHHFYAYFQCAPSLDTTPLPVVEIVVPTGGGGNVTAGCIAQQMGLPIRLVAVVNSNDIIHRTVQHGDFSLSESVKATLASAMDIQEPYNVERILWLLSGSNSRLTKKLMEQFSVSKSLKLPEDLHRKLSETLRSCSASDKDIVRAMQRCWEENRYLLCPHSAVAAHYHYSQPDGTPRCCLAPASAAKFQDALLRAGLAPQLPPEIAALTAMETRSTPLERGQDWAQELREQIEATAQRRGVTGQGVTQT, from the exons ATGGGCTATGTCAGCACGCGGGGAGGTGCAGGGGCCGTCGACTTTGAGGGAGCCCTCTTCTCTGGCTACGCACCCGATGGGGGCCTCTTCATGCCCCAGCACATACCCTCGCTGGACGGGGACACCCTGCGGAGGTGGAGCTGCCTCTCCTACCAGGAGCTGGTGAAGGaggtctgctccctcttcatcACAGCTGAGCTGGTCCCGCGGAACATGCTCAACG ACCTGATTGACAGGGCCTTCAGCAGGTTCAGACACAAGGACATCGTCCATCTGTCCAGGCTGAAAGACGGGCTAAATGTTTTGGAGCTGTGGCACGGGGTTACTTATGCGTTTAAGGATCTGTCCTTGTCCTGCACGGGACAGTTTTTACAATACTTCttggagaaaaaacagaagcacgTCACTATTCTGGTGG GGACTTCAGGGGACACGGGGAGCTCGGCCATTGAGAGTGTGAGAGGGCAGAAGAACACGGACATCTTTGTTCTCCTGCCCAAGGGGTTCTGCACGCAGATACAGGAACTTCAGATGACCACTGTCATTGAAGACAATGTTCATGTCTTTGCTG CTCATGGGAACAGTGATGAAATCGATGACCCAATCAAGGAACTGTTCGCTGATGTTGATTTTGCCAGAAAATATAATCTGATGAGCTTGAATTCAGTCAATTGGTCTAGGATTATGGTGCAGATTGCTCACCACTTCTACGCTTACTTTCAGTGCGCTCCGTCCCTGGATACCACCCCACTGCCAGTGGTGGAAATTGTTGTGccaacaggaggaggaggaaatgtcacag CTGGCTGTATTGCCCAGCAAATGGGTCTCCCGATTCGACTTGTTGCCGTGGTTAACAGCAATGACATCATTCATAGGACTGTTCAACATGGAGATTTCTCACTGTCAGAGAGTGTGAAGGCTACGTTAGCATCAGCCATGGATATTCAG GAGCCTTATAACGTGGAGAGGATCCTCTGGCTTCTCTCAGGCTCCAACAGCCGCCTGACAAAAAAGCTGATGGAGCAATTCAGCGTGTCAAAAAGCCTTAAGCTGCCGGAGGATTTGCACAGAAAG CTCTCCGAGACCCTGCGCTCATGCTCGGCCTCTGACAAGGACATCGTGCGAGCCATGCAGCGCTGCTGGGAGGAAAACCGCTACCTGCTGTGCCCCCACTCTGCCGTGGCTGCTCACTACCACTATTCCCAGCCAGATGG cacaCCCCGGTGTTGCTTAgctccagcctctgcagccAAATTTCAGGACGCCCTGCTCCGGGCTGGCCTggctccccagctcccccctgAAATCGCTGCCTTAACAGCAATGGAGACCAGGTCCACTCCCCTGGAGCGGGGACAGGACTGGGCACAAGAGCTCCGGGAGCAGATCGAAGCCACGGCACAGCGGCGGGGGGTCACTGGGCAGGGAGTCACACAGACCTGA
- the THNSL2 gene encoding threonine synthase-like 2 isoform X2, which produces MGYVSTRGGAGAVDFEGALFSGYAPDGGLFMPQHIPSLDGDTLRRWSCLSYQELVKEVCSLFITAELVPRNMLNDLIDRAFSRFRHKDIVHLSRLKDGLNVLELWHGVTYAFKDLSLSCTGQFLQYFLEKKQKHVTILVAHGNSDEIDDPIKELFADVDFARKYNLMSLNSVNWSRIMVQIAHHFYAYFQCAPSLDTTPLPVVEIVVPTGGGGNVTAGCIAQQMGLPIRLVAVVNSNDIIHRTVQHGDFSLSESVKATLASAMDIQEPYNVERILWLLSGSNSRLTKKLMEQFSVSKSLKLPEDLHRKLSETLRSCSASDKDIVRAMQRCWEENRYLLCPHSAVAAHYHYSQPDGTPRCCLAPASAAKFQDALLRAGLAPQLPPEIAALTAMETRSTPLERGQDWAQELREQIEATAQRRGVTGQGVTQT; this is translated from the exons ATGGGCTATGTCAGCACGCGGGGAGGTGCAGGGGCCGTCGACTTTGAGGGAGCCCTCTTCTCTGGCTACGCACCCGATGGGGGCCTCTTCATGCCCCAGCACATACCCTCGCTGGACGGGGACACCCTGCGGAGGTGGAGCTGCCTCTCCTACCAGGAGCTGGTGAAGGaggtctgctccctcttcatcACAGCTGAGCTGGTCCCGCGGAACATGCTCAACG ACCTGATTGACAGGGCCTTCAGCAGGTTCAGACACAAGGACATCGTCCATCTGTCCAGGCTGAAAGACGGGCTAAATGTTTTGGAGCTGTGGCACGGGGTTACTTATGCGTTTAAGGATCTGTCCTTGTCCTGCACGGGACAGTTTTTACAATACTTCttggagaaaaaacagaagcacgTCACTATTCTGGTGG CTCATGGGAACAGTGATGAAATCGATGACCCAATCAAGGAACTGTTCGCTGATGTTGATTTTGCCAGAAAATATAATCTGATGAGCTTGAATTCAGTCAATTGGTCTAGGATTATGGTGCAGATTGCTCACCACTTCTACGCTTACTTTCAGTGCGCTCCGTCCCTGGATACCACCCCACTGCCAGTGGTGGAAATTGTTGTGccaacaggaggaggaggaaatgtcacag CTGGCTGTATTGCCCAGCAAATGGGTCTCCCGATTCGACTTGTTGCCGTGGTTAACAGCAATGACATCATTCATAGGACTGTTCAACATGGAGATTTCTCACTGTCAGAGAGTGTGAAGGCTACGTTAGCATCAGCCATGGATATTCAG GAGCCTTATAACGTGGAGAGGATCCTCTGGCTTCTCTCAGGCTCCAACAGCCGCCTGACAAAAAAGCTGATGGAGCAATTCAGCGTGTCAAAAAGCCTTAAGCTGCCGGAGGATTTGCACAGAAAG CTCTCCGAGACCCTGCGCTCATGCTCGGCCTCTGACAAGGACATCGTGCGAGCCATGCAGCGCTGCTGGGAGGAAAACCGCTACCTGCTGTGCCCCCACTCTGCCGTGGCTGCTCACTACCACTATTCCCAGCCAGATGG cacaCCCCGGTGTTGCTTAgctccagcctctgcagccAAATTTCAGGACGCCCTGCTCCGGGCTGGCCTggctccccagctcccccctgAAATCGCTGCCTTAACAGCAATGGAGACCAGGTCCACTCCCCTGGAGCGGGGACAGGACTGGGCACAAGAGCTCCGGGAGCAGATCGAAGCCACGGCACAGCGGCGGGGGGTCACTGGGCAGGGAGTCACACAGACCTGA